Part of the Candidatus Methylacidiphilales bacterium genome, CTGCCGGTGTGGAACTGCCGTTCGGGACAATAATCGTCAGCCCTGAAATCGTCTGGTTGTCGGCGGTGAATGACACGGGGCCCGAGGAGGCCTGAGCCGTGGCTTGGGTTGCGAACAACAGGACGGCAAGCGCCGTCACTGGGCTTCGATGTGCGGGCATTTGGACAAATCCTTTGATTAAGGCAGAAATGCCGACCTTGGCTTGGATTCGTGCCATTTCTGCTCTCATGTCAGCGTTCATGCTTCTTATTATGGTCGTCTTATTGACTACAGTTTCAGGCAAACGATATTAGAATAAGATTACCGGACATAGCTCCGCTTATTCTTGGGTAAGCAAATTCCCTCGCTCCCTGTGAACTTGTTTTTTCCATCAATTTCAAAAGCGCCAAAAAGAGACGTGGGCGCGTTTTTAACTACAACGAAGGCTCCAGCAATTTACAGTGGCATTGCGCCACCTTCCTCCCGGCGGGCAACATGCCGCCCACCCCAAAAGCCCGCTGCTGCGGACAATTCAAACTTCTAAATTCTGACTACTATCTTCTGTCTTCCGATCTCTGTCTTCTGATCTCAGGCCTCCATCCTCTCCCCTCACACTTTGCGGGCGCTGAATCTCCGAAAGACGATGAGCAAACCCAAACCGCCGAGCAGCATCGTGTAGGTGGAAGGTTCGGGAACAGCAGAGACGATCTGAATACCCACCAACGAACCATTGCCTGAGGATTCATAGACGGTTAAACTTGATCCAGTCACGCCGGATAGAACGGCATAATTCGCAGGGCCGCCAGCCCCGGTGGCTGCAACATAGTTGCTGCCGTATTGCGAGGGATTGGCGCTTGAATAGTTGAACGTCGTTCCATCCGTGTACAAGCCGCCGCTCAAAGTCGTGCCATTGAAATTGACCAAGCCGGAAGTACTTGGGTTACTTGAAAAGTAAGCATATACATCATAGGTGGCATACGTAATGCCCGTTAGAGTGATGTGGCCATACCAGTTCCCGGGCCCTCCAAAGGTAAGCAAACCTTGACTGTACAGGTCTGTATCACCGGTCTGATTGGGATCAGCACCTGTGAAATTACTTCCAAAGCCAAACAAAGTGTTGCTCCCATTGGAACCCCACGAGGCGGAAACCCCGGAAGCAACAGCCCCGCTGCTGTCTAGAACGAGCCCGGCCGCAAGGCTGCCACTCGTTGTACTTAGATTATTCCAATTGGCTTGCGGGACAACACCCGCCGAAGTTGTCGCCGGGATCGGGGTTCCTGCTCCGCTGAAATCGATTCCGATGCTAAGCTGCGCCTGGGCTGCCGCAGCGAACAAAAGGTCCGAAGCCAACATAACTGCGAATAATTTTCGTTTTGCGTTGTTCATAGTTCCACTTATTTAAAGTGGCCTTTATTTCGCAATAATCCTCTTTTCCTTACGCTTGAACGATAACCCAAGCAATGGCGTTGAAGCAAGAATTTGTTAGCTTAAGATTAAGTTAATCCGCCCGGACGGGCGGATAAAAACCGGGTTCACTGCAACCTCCGACGCCACCTCCTTCGCCAAGGCTACGGAGGTCAGGGAGCCCGCGAGAACACGGATTTTTTAACAGGAAGATCGCAAAGGACGTTTTTCCAAAGAGAGATTGAGATGGAGTAAGAGTAGGATTAAGAGTGAGATTCCTACACCTGTCCATCCGCTCGCGACAAATGTCGGAGTCCGTAGTTAAATTTTCGCGTTCTTCGCGATCTTCCTGTAAAAAAGTATTTGTTTTCTTGCGGCTTTGCGCCTTATGCCCTTGGCGTTAAAACCTGTGCCCGGGGACGCGGTGAAGTATCCGGCTTCGGAATCAGCAACGTAAGCCCGGGATGCCAGGAGCCGCGAATGAGTGTGCTCATGGCAATCTTCGGCACGCCAAACTGGCGACTGAGCATGAATGAAACAACCAGTTCCGCAGCCGTCGCGCCTATTTGCCTTCGATTCGACGTGATGCCCGCCCAGTCGCTCACATCATCGTCGGTGGCAAGGTGAACGACTCCGACGTCCTCGGGAACGCGATACCCGATTTCCTCGACGCATGGCACAATGTAATTGCTATGGCAAATAATCACGTCGGGTTTGTAACGGGACAACCAAGCCGCAATTTGTTTTTTTGACACGGGCCAGTGCACCTCATTTTCCCCGGGATAAAACAAGGGCGGCACTTTTTCGAGTTTAGGGGCCGTCGTATGGAAATAATGCGCTGCGGCACGGGTGGAGCGGGCCGAACCGCGGTCAAAATATTCCGTAAGACAAACCCCAATGCGTCGATAGCCGTGGCGTTTTGCCATTTTGAGCGCGAGAAGAAGATTGTAATAGGCGTCAGATGTGACCCAGTGGAGGCGCGGTGCCAGCATGTCACCCCCCAAAGAAATGCTGGCCAGATGATCCCAGTTGAGCCGCAGATGTCTTGCAGGATAGGTGACAATGACTCCCTCGATACCCCGTTGGTGGAGAATGCAGTTCATGCGCGCCACGGTCATACCGTGTTCCTGCAGCCACAGCTCTTCGAGACGATAGCCCAGTTGCATCGCGCGTTCCCGGGCGCCTTCCAGATAAGGTGCCATGAACTTGAATCTCTGCCAGGCATCTTTTTCCCGGGTGGTATTTAACCAGGCAATGGGCAGCAAGTCCTTGGATTTGGCCTCACGCATCGTTGCCATCCAGGAAGCTATGCGGGCATCGGGTGCATAACCCAGTTGTTTGGCAATGCGCCGGACCCGTTCCCGGGTTGCCTTGCTGACTCCCGGCTGGTTCCGCAATGCATAGCACGCCGCAACGGTGGAGATACCCGCGGCCTTGGCGACATCCCCCAGGCTTGCTTTTGAAGATTTTTGCTTCATCGATCGGAAGTCCCATGAAACATACGAAAGTAGAAAACTCCCAATAATGAATGAGGTCAAAGGATTTTTGCGGAACAAGGCAGTACCCTCCGTAAACTCACACAGATGGGAAAAGAGCAGCACCTTTTTACAGGAAGATCGCAAAGACGGTTTGCTTCAGGGGCGGTACTGGTGATAGAAACATGCGCCATGAAACGACACACACTCCTTCAGATTGGTGTTTTCTTCTCCTTCATCCTTTCCCTGAATGCCGCCGCGCCCTCTTCTTCCCCACCCCCCGCCGCTCCGCCAATGCCTCCGGCGCCTCAGGCAAACAGTACGGCAACCGCAACTCCGTCTCCGCTTCAAATGCCGCCCGCGCCTGAGACCGATGATTTGTCCAAATACAAAACGGCGGACGCGTTGTGGGTTCATTTTACCCAACAAAAACAAAACGTGGCGCCTTACCTGCACATGGCAATCCGTCCCAAGTCCGACAAAGCGGATGCCAAAAAACTCATCTCACAGATCGAGGCCACCTTAAAATTGTTCATCGCCAGGTACCCTTCGGATCCAAACTGGTGGGAAGCCAGAATGCAATTGATCCAAGTCGGCGGCATTGAGGAAAACCTGAGAATGCCCACCGCTCCCATCCAATCGGCATTGATCCAAGAATTCAACCAGATCTACAACGATAAAAAAGCGCCCCGCGCCATCCGCCTCCATGCCGGCATGGGATATCTTTTCGGATCGATCATGGCCCTGGCCCGTGACAAGGACAACAACCCAACCGTCTGGAAGTCCATCGACGGCCAGATTGACGATTTCAAAAAGAAATTTGCGGATGAAAAGGAAATTTCCCAATCCATGATGTCATTACGCACACTGCAACTTCAAATTTCCCAAAATACGGGTGACCCAAACCGCTACCAGTCTTTATTGGAAAAACTGGCTTCCGATTCCCAACCCGAAGTCGCAGACATGGCCAAACAACAGCTTGCCCAGCAAAAGGTCCTGGCGGATTTAAAAACCAAGCCTGTGGATTTGAAATTCACATCTGTGGATGGCGCAAAAGTCGATCTTGCCAAGCTGCGCGGAAAAGTCGTGGTGCTTGATTTCTGGGCAAGCTGGTGCCCTCCCTGTGTGCCACAAGAGAAAGAGGTGGTGGCCCTCTACCAGAAATATCACAAGCAGGGAGTTGAAATCGTCGGCATCTCGTACGACAGCAAAAAGGAAGACTTGCTCGCGTTCACCAAACAAAACGGCATGGCTTGGCCGCAATATTTCGACGGGATGGGCTGGCAAAACAAGCTGGGCACCCTGTGGGGTGTTCATGGGATACCCTCGATATGGCTTCTCGATAAAAAAGGTAAAATCGCGGGCACCAACGGACGCGAGAATCTTGCGGGACAGGTCGAGAAACTGTTGCAGACGCCTAATTGAGCTCCGACATTTTGAGCACCCAATCCTCTCTTACACCGGAAGAACGCGCCGGGCGCCTGCTGCGTGCCTGGGGAGAGTCCCTCCTCTCGCTCCAGATACGTGAACCGATCCACAGCTTGCAAGGCGCACTGCTCTGCCCGGCATGCGCCCGGGTACATGGACGCTGCGGCGATGCCATCTACCCGTTCATGCATCTGGCCCGCTCGACGGGCGAGGAACGCTGGGTGCGTGCCGCAGAGGACCTGTTCAACTGGGCGGAAGCGCGTGTCAGCCCCGGGGACGGCAGTTGGATGAACGATCTCGAGTCCGGCTGGTGGGGCACGACCGTGTTCGGCGCCATCGCCCTGGGCCAGGCACTCCGCTACCATAACGATCTGCTGCCATCAGCAACAGGGGCAGTATGGCTCAAACGACTGGAAGCTGCCGTGGGCTTTATCAACCGCAGCTTCACCCTGAACACCGGCAACATCAACTACCCCGCTTCAGCCCCCGCAGCTTTGGCGCTAGGAGCACAGTTGTGCAAACGACCGGAATGGTTGCCGCGCGCGCAGGAACTCGCGCACGCAGTGCTGGATCGCTACGTCTCTCCGCAGGGCTTTATATGGGGCGAAGGAAGCAGGAAGGGCCCCTCGCCGCGAGGAGTATTCGCCGTCGATCTCGGCTACAATATTGACGAGTCCCTGCCTAACCTCGCACTCTACGCCGAATTAACCGGCGACATCAGGGTGCTTGCTGCGGTCGCCGACGGTTACCGCATGCACCTGTCCTTTCTCCTGCCGGACGGCGGTTGGGATGCAGGCTGGAGCACACGTCAATTCAAGTGGATGTGGTGGGGCAGCCGCACCTCGGATGGTTGTCTGCCGGGTCTGGTGCTGATGGCCAGGCGTGACCCAACCTGCGCGGCGGCCGTCGGGACCGTCCTTGGCGGATTGGAGAACGCAACACATGACGGGCTGTTGCATCCGGGTTATCACCATGCGCGCCGCGGAATGCATGCCTGTGCCCATCACACAATGTGCTACGCAAAGGGGCTTGCCTTCCTCCTCGATCAACCCATGCCGCTGCCACCGCACGCCGCACCGCCGCCCGTAAAAGATGACGCACGTTCTTATCCGGATCTCGGTGTCACGCTTTTGCGACAGGGACCGTGGCGGGCCAGCTTCAGCGTTTCCGACATCGGCTACAATGACCACCCCACCGGCGCTGTCCGCACACTTTATCCGCCCTGCGGTGGAAGCTGTACCCTGCTGTGGCACGACGCGCTCGGACCGTTGCTGAGTTCCAGTATGATTGACTATCAACTTCGGGAGCCATACAACATGGAGCCCGCGCATCGGGAACAGGATCGTTACCCACTGACCCCGGAAGCAGTCATGCAACGCGGAACTTCATCCTGGCGCAGTGTTCGCGATACGCAGGCAACACTCACGGTGGATCACGATGGCGCCGGCGTCATCACTCGCGCCCGGCTGCTGGACGAGGAATTGCGCGATCCACCCGAAGGCGCGGTCCTGGTGATCTCGCACTGGCGCTTCACCCGCGAGGCCGCAACTCTGGAAGTCGAGTTGCAGGGCCCGGCAGGTGTGGAAGCAGAGCTGTCTGTGCCACTGATTGTGTCAGGAGATACACCCGTGACCGCCACGAAAACCGGCGCGCGAATTACGATCGCCGGTAAATCAGTAGAACTTTCTGCCGAACCGCCCGACAGCTCGAAAATGCCGCTAATCGACAGAGTGTACAACCACGTCCCCGGATTTGAGGCAATTCCCTGGCGCTGCGTTGTGCGCCCTGGGCGCCCGGTGCGCTTGAACCTAACTGTAAACTGAGCCAACTCCTCGCAATAACGCTGTCGTGTGCATCGTCATCGCGAGAACTCAAACCTTTCAAAAAGGTGTTTTGAGCGGGAAAGAACGCGGGATTCTTGAGAGAAGCACCAAAGGTGCGGCCCATACCAGCCTGGGGCATCGCCCCAGGAATATGAATAGTGTAAAATCTCAAGCCCTGAAGGGGCGCGCTAACGCATGCCGGAGTTTGTGCCCGCCGGACTTGCCCAAGAGACGGACAGAACCGCTTTCAGCAGTTCGGGATGATTTTTTGATTTTACCCAGGGTAGCTCCCGCCTTCGCTAGCTTCGGCGTGGCAACCCTGGTTTTTGAATGCGACTCCAACGGCATTATGTAACTATGCCAGCGTATGCGACACTGTAGCGGCCCAGAATTGCCCCTGGCGCGCCAGACGGAAGGAATGGATGGACCAGGGCTGAATCAAACCAAAGTCAATCTCCTGATTGAGCCAGGTTCCGCTTAAAGGGGATGCTTTTCCAGCCATTTCCTGCACCCGCACAATCCAGCCCTTCCCATCTTCCGCGGGCTTAAGCGCCAACAACTGGACATTCAATGGCTTCAGGCTGAAAAGAGAACCCTGGCCCGGAAGCGGACCCGCGTGAGGCGGCACCGGCTGGTTAATAAGCGGCTGCTCCAATTCCTGGGCAAGCCGGGGCAGCGCGGACGCATCGGTCGTGATAAGAAATCGGAAACTCAGTTCACCGGCATCGACGGCGGGCCGCCAGATGTCCGCTGTGAATTTTTTACCGACACTGCTCGCATAATGCGTGGCGCGGACAATCGAGGCGTGAAACGCCCTCTTCTCGCATTTGAATCCATAAAGCGCATCACTGGCAAAACCAAAAACGCCTCCACCGGGCCGGCGTACACGCACCCAGCGGCCACCGGGCACTTCCCCTGCGATGCCGCGCTTGGTCACTCCACCAGGTACTTCAAACTCTGCCTCCTCCGCTACTGAGCCGACGGGAAAGACCAGCTTGAGCCGACTGCTCCGTTCATTCCAGAAAACCCGTGCCTGCACATCCACCACTGGGCGCTGCCGGGCCAAAAAGAATGTCAGATCCAGCCGCGAGTGCTTGCCCGCAAAGCGCACCCAGACCGAAGCCCGTTCCGGTCCCTTTTCAATGAGTTCAACGCCGCTGATCTTCCATTTTTCTTGAATAAGTTTCGCGGGCGTGTCCAAGAGCGCATCGCCAGGACCGCCCCATGAACCCCAGATATCCTCGATCTTCATGACCGAGAAGCCCTGCCCCTGGAACAAAGGCTTGCCCTTGTGAAAAATCTGCAACGCGGAGGCGCCTTT contains:
- a CDS encoding PEP-CTERM sorting domain-containing protein — protein: MNNAKRKLFAVMLASDLLFAAAAQAQLSIGIDFSGAGTPIPATTSAGVVPQANWNNLSTTSGSLAAGLVLDSSGAVASGVSASWGSNGSNTLFGFGSNFTGADPNQTGDTDLYSQGLLTFGGPGNWYGHITLTGITYATYDVYAYFSSNPSTSGLVNFNGTTLSGGLYTDGTTFNYSSANPSQYGSNYVAATGAGGPANYAVLSGVTGSSLTVYESSGNGSLVGIQIVSAVPEPSTYTMLLGGLGLLIVFRRFSARKV
- a CDS encoding LacI family DNA-binding transcriptional regulator yields the protein MKQKSSKASLGDVAKAAGISTVAACYALRNQPGVSKATRERVRRIAKQLGYAPDARIASWMATMREAKSKDLLPIAWLNTTREKDAWQRFKFMAPYLEGARERAMQLGYRLEELWLQEHGMTVARMNCILHQRGIEGVIVTYPARHLRLNWDHLASISLGGDMLAPRLHWVTSDAYYNLLLALKMAKRHGYRRIGVCLTEYFDRGSARSTRAAAHYFHTTAPKLEKVPPLFYPGENEVHWPVSKKQIAAWLSRYKPDVIICHSNYIVPCVEEIGYRVPEDVGVVHLATDDDVSDWAGITSNRRQIGATAAELVVSFMLSRQFGVPKIAMSTLIRGSWHPGLTLLIPKPDTSPRPRAQVLTPRA
- a CDS encoding TlpA disulfide reductase family protein, which encodes MKRHTLLQIGVFFSFILSLNAAAPSSSPPPAAPPMPPAPQANSTATATPSPLQMPPAPETDDLSKYKTADALWVHFTQQKQNVAPYLHMAIRPKSDKADAKKLISQIEATLKLFIARYPSDPNWWEARMQLIQVGGIEENLRMPTAPIQSALIQEFNQIYNDKKAPRAIRLHAGMGYLFGSIMALARDKDNNPTVWKSIDGQIDDFKKKFADEKEISQSMMSLRTLQLQISQNTGDPNRYQSLLEKLASDSQPEVADMAKQQLAQQKVLADLKTKPVDLKFTSVDGAKVDLAKLRGKVVVLDFWASWCPPCVPQEKEVVALYQKYHKQGVEIVGISYDSKKEDLLAFTKQNGMAWPQYFDGMGWQNKLGTLWGVHGIPSIWLLDKKGKIAGTNGRENLAGQVEKLLQTPN
- a CDS encoding glycoside hydrolase family 38 C-terminal domain-containing protein, with the translated sequence IHHEHLAMMNVPWRKRVVFQAKLPPMSWSVFQVGLAKKMKKTARGASPATAAKPGTIRNSSYRISARKGASALQIFHKGKPLFQGQGFSVMKIEDIWGSWGGPGDALLDTPAKLIQEKWKISGVELIEKGPERASVWVRFAGKHSRLDLTFFLARQRPVVDVQARVFWNERSSRLKLVFPVGSVAEEAEFEVPGGVTKRGIAGEVPGGRWVRVRRPGGGVFGFASDALYGFKCEKRAFHASIVRATHYASSVGKKFTADIWRPAVDAGELSFRFLITTDASALPRLAQELEQPLINQPVPPHAGPLPGQGSLFSLKPLNVQLLALKPAEDGKGWIVRVQEMAGKASPLSGTWLNQEIDFGLIQPWSIHSFRLARQGQFWAATVSHTLA